A single window of Candidatus Falkowbacteria bacterium DNA harbors:
- a CDS encoding rhomboid family intramembrane serine protease, with the protein MEKTAIVTKIRSRISYNAPVIYTYAIICMLILALTSIFSGLHVFVESPAEFATDKVLFWLGLFTHIFGHSGWEHYAANFMLIVLIGPLLEEKYGSWWLILMIITTSIITALFNTLLFDHTVRGASGITFMFIILASYAGAKVNKIPFGFLLAILIFLSVEVVGMFNDDNIAHFSHLVGGGCGAFMASLYIKLQHKIQARRLAKQPSDEFATEPSPAPINPATGEIDLEKLLSD; encoded by the coding sequence ATGGAGAAAACAGCAATAGTCACAAAGATTCGCTCACGCATCAGTTATAATGCACCTGTAATTTACACTTATGCAATAATTTGCATGCTAATCCTGGCGCTAACCTCGATCTTTTCTGGACTACATGTCTTTGTTGAATCACCAGCTGAATTTGCCACGGACAAAGTATTATTTTGGCTTGGCTTGTTCACTCACATTTTTGGTCATTCTGGCTGGGAGCATTACGCTGCTAACTTTATGTTAATTGTGCTGATTGGTCCTTTGCTTGAAGAAAAGTATGGTTCTTGGTGGTTAATTCTAATGATTATCACTACCAGTATAATCACTGCGCTTTTCAACACCCTGTTATTTGATCATACGGTTCGGGGGGCAAGTGGAATAACCTTCATGTTTATCATCTTGGCATCTTATGCTGGAGCAAAAGTCAATAAAATTCCATTTGGTTTTCTATTAGCAATTCTAATCTTTCTCAGTGTGGAAGTTGTGGGTATGTTCAATGATGATAACATTGCTCACTTTAGTCACTTAGTGGGCGGTGGTTGTGGGGCCTTTATGGCAAGTTTGTATATCAAACTACAACACAAAATACAAGCTAGACGTTTAGCTAAACAACCCAGTGATGAATTTGCAACTGAACCTTCACCCGCCCCAATTAACCCGGCAACTGGTGAAATTGATTTAGAAAAACTATTAAGCGATTAA